Proteins encoded by one window of Aphis gossypii isolate Hap1 chromosome X, ASM2018417v2, whole genome shotgun sequence:
- the LOC126551696 gene encoding uncharacterized protein LOC126551696, whose product MSRVLSCKMFPLAKLAYYACSDDEKFIYDELETLKIDIQPCCIDIIRYQQKKSTLNIGEYDIAVQFMDDEDYTMSEKAAASGHIMCLEFAEGCGFPWTRRVRARAAKNAINCRNNTRFRSFDSVICKEAACNGQLECLMYLYNNGCLWDEDTCRAAAEGGHMDMLRYAHENGCRWDQNTCSGAAKNGHMDMLRYAHENGCPWDGSTCEVAAFYGHMDVLQYAHENGCPWYEDTCSAAAQKGQMDVLRYAHENGCPWNEDTCEAAAFNGHMGVLQYAHENGCPWNEDTCSAAAQKGHMDLLRYAHENGCGWDENTCSAAARNGNMGMLRYAHENGCPWDENTCSAAAQKGHVDVLRYAHESGCPWNEDTCEAAAFNGHMGVLRYAHESGCPWNEDTCEAAAFNGHMGVLRYAHENGCPWNENTCSLAAKFGYIDLLRYAYERGCPWDKYSC is encoded by the exons CTGTAAAATGTTTCCATTGGCAAAATTAGCTTACTACGCTTGCAGCGatgatgaaaaatttatttatgacgagttggaaactttaaaaattgacaTTCAACCCTGTTGTATCGACATTATAAGATACCAGcaaaaaaagtcaacattaaatattggGGAATATGATATCGCTGTTCAATTTATGGATGATGAAG ATTACACGATGAGCGAAAAAGCCGCTGCCAGTGGTCACATAATGTGCTTAGAGTTCGCTGAAGGCTGCGGGTTCCCGTGGACAAGAAGAGTACGTGCAAGGGCCGCcaaaaatgcaattaattGCCGTAATAACACTCGTTTTCGATCATTTGATAGCGTTATATGCAAAGAAGCTGCATGTAATGGCCAACTGGAGTGTCTAATGTACCTCTACAACAATGGCTGTTTATGGGACGAAGACACGTGTAGGGCGGCCGCGGAAGGTGGGCACATGGACATGCTGCGGTATGCCCATGAAAACGGCTGCCGTTGGGACCAGAACACGTGTTCGGGGGCCGCAAAAAATGGGCATATGGACATGCTGCGTTATGCCCATGAAAACGGCTGCCCGTGGGACGGGAGCACGTGTGAAGTGGCTGCGTTTTATGGGCACATGGACGTGCTGCAGTACGCCCATGAAAACGGCTGCCCATGGTACGAGGACACGTGTTCGGCGGCCGCGCAAAAAGGGCAAATGGACGTGCTGCGGTATGCCCATGAAAATGGCTGCCCTTGGAACGAGGACACGTGTGAAGCGGCCGCGTTTAATGGGCACATGGGCGTGCTGCAGTACGCCCATGAAAACGGCTGCCCGTGGAACGAGGACACGTGTTCGGCAGCCGCGCAAAAAGGGCATATGGACTTGCTGCGGTATGCCCATGAAAATGGCTGCGGTTGGGATGAGAACACGTGTTCGGCAGCCGCGCGAAATGGGAACATGGGCATGCTGCGGTATGCGCATGAAAACGGCTGCCCTTGGGATGAGAACACGTGTTCGGCGGCCGCGCAAAAAGGGCACGTGGACGTGCTGCGGTATGCCCATGAAAGTGGCTGCCCGTGGAACGAGGACACGTGTGAAGCGGCCGCGTTTAATGGGCACATGGGCGTGCTGCGGTATGCCCATGAAAGTGGCTGCCCGTGGAACGAGGACACGTGTGAAGCGGCCGCATTTAATGGGCACATGGGCGTGCTGCGGTATGCCCATGAAAACGGCTGCCCGTGGAACGAGAACACGTGTTCCCTGGCTGCAAAATTTGGCTATATTGATTTGCTGCGGTATGCCTATGAACGGGGCTGCCCGTGGGACAAATATTCGTGTTAA